In the Streptomyces spororaveus genome, AGCGGCTCGCGGAGCGCGCCGACCGCATGTTCACCACCATGGACCTCCTGCTCACCCCCGTCGTCCCCGAACGCCCCCGCCCGGTGGGCGCGCTGGACGGTGCCGGGCTGCTGACGGCGCTGGCGCGCTCGCGCCCGATGGTCGCCTACACCGCACTGTGGAACGTCACCGGGCACCCGGCCGCCTCCGTCCCGGCAGGCCTCGCGGAGGACGGACTGCCGCTCGCCGTACAGCTGGTGGGCCGCCGGGACGACGAGGTGACCGTGCTCCGGGTCGCGGCACAACTGGAGGAGGTCCGGCCGTGGGCGCAGCGCCGCCCCCGGCCGCCGTCCGCCTGACCGACAGGACCGGCGCGGTCCCGGCCGGGCAGGGGCACGGGGGAACCCGGTACCGGAGCCGGCCTCCGGTACCTCAGCGCACGCGGATGCTGCGCGTGCCGCTCGGTGGAACGAATTGCGATGCGCACCGGCGGTAAGCCGGTCAGACTCGCGTGCATGACTGCGAAGATCACTCGTATCAACCCCGAGCAGCTGCACGAGACGCCCGGCTATCACCACATCACCGTGGTGGAGACCGGCCGTACGGCCTACCTGGCGGGGCAGTGCCCTCTCGATCGGAGTGGTTCCCTCGTCGGTTCCGGATCGCTTGAGGTCCAAGTCGACCAGGTGGTCGCCAACGCACTCGCCGCCTTGGCTGCGGTCGATGCCGAGCCGGAACACGTGGTGCGCTCGGTGGTCTATGTGCGGAGCGACGACAGAGACGTACTGGGCGTCGCTTGGCGTCGGCTCACCGACTCGGCCCTCGGGGCGGCGTTCACCACCGCCAGCACGCTGTTGGGTGTTGCGCAACTCGGCTTCACGGGACAGCTCATCGAAGTGGACCTCACCGCGGCGCTGCCCGACTGAGCCTCTTCGTCTCCAGGTGTCGCACGCCGTCGCGAACGGGGTGGTCGCCCGCCACGGCCGCATCGGAACTCGACCGCCCCGGCGCCGAACTTCGCCTCCAACGCGTGCTTCGGCGGTGGGACCCAAGACGTTCACCGGCCCCCGCCTCCGCGCGGCCATCGTCGAGACCGGCACCGACTCCGACCGCCTCGCCAGCACCCGCGCCCGAGCCGAGGAGCCCGCAAGAGCGGGATGCCCCCGACAGTCGCGGGTCAGCCGGCGTCGGCTGATCCGTCGGGCACCGCGGCGGGACGCAGCACGGTCAGAGAGTCTTCCTGGCGGGCGACCATCGCGAAGGAGAACGTGTCGACTTCCAGACAGAGGTCGACATCATCGGGATGAACCCCCTGGTATCCGCGTCGCACCCCGTCGGAAAGGTCGGCGGCCGCCCGGGAGGTCCTCGCACGGTGGAGATACGGGGCCACCTCGACATCGCCTCCGTCGAGATGCCGGCCGATGTATTCGGCGCAGGCCAGGTCCTCCGAGGCCCGGCCTGCGTCGCCGGTGACGACGAACGTCACCGGCCCGGATCCCTCCGTCTTCAGGAACCGCGCGGTCGCGCCGGCCACGACGAAACTCGCGCACAGGACCAGCGGCGCGCTCGCGACGGCCAGGGCACCGACCGTTCCGGCCGTCGTCTTCTGCACCACCGTGCGACCCGTCAGACCGAGCGACCGGACCAGACCGGGTGAGTTCACCGTGTCGAAGCCCGCTGCCGGAGCGCCGTCCTTCAGAGCCAGCCAACCCGGACGACTCTCCTTCAAGGCCAGTGCCTCACCCTCCGACGAGGCCAGGACGATCCTTTCGGCGCCACGCGAGAACGCCCAGGCAGCCACGGTGAAGGCCCG is a window encoding:
- a CDS encoding Rid family hydrolase, encoding MTAKITRINPEQLHETPGYHHITVVETGRTAYLAGQCPLDRSGSLVGSGSLEVQVDQVVANALAALAAVDAEPEHVVRSVVYVRSDDRDVLGVAWRRLTDSALGAAFTTASTLLGVAQLGFTGQLIEVDLTAALPD
- a CDS encoding 2-phosphosulfolactate phosphatase, translating into MNHRFVSIPELTDVPRVAVVVDVMRAFTVAAWAFSRGAERIVLASSEGEALALKESRPGWLALKDGAPAAGFDTVNSPGLVRSLGLTGRTVVQKTTAGTVGALAVASAPLVLCASFVVAGATARFLKTEGSGPVTFVVTGDAGRASEDLACAEYIGRHLDGGDVEVAPYLHRARTSRAAADLSDGVRRGYQGVHPDDVDLCLEVDTFSFAMVARQEDSLTVLRPAAVPDGSADAG